The DNA region ttttattttgcttttcctatttgccacgtggattttaattactgaataacaaaaaaaaataaaaaagagggGCACGTGCTAATCACGTGCCtgttaaccctaaatccccaatTTGGGGATAAATCCCCAAATTAGAAACACAGAAGGAAAGGGACCTCAACAAATCGcgaaagggaaagggaaagaCGAAGAAGAGGAGCGACGAAGAACACGAGCACGAGAGCTCAATAAATCGCGAAAGGGAAAGGGAGAAGGCTAAGGGCTCGAGACGAAGAAGAGGCATACATGGGTGGGGAAAGCCATTTCTCTGGAGGGAGCTCTGTTTCCAGTGGCTACGGTCGAAGGAGGAACGTTGTTTTGTGCAAGTGTGGAGAAGTTTCCCCGGTTGTGACTACTTGGACGAACGAGAACGGAAATATTGGTAGGCGGTTCTATGGATGTGGCAGGTTTAAGGTAATGTTTTGGATTAATTGTTTAAGGTTAATTAATTGTTGTGAATTTGGTTTTGCTTGAACTGAAATTGTTGggaaaatttatttattctcaGGAACAGAACAGGAGGCACTGTGATTTCTTCCAGTGGTATGATGAGTTGGAGGGTAACCCGCGTGACAAGAAAATAATTGCAGGCTTGTTGCGTAGAGTAGATGAGATGAAGAAGAACCAAGCAATGTTGATCAAGTGTTG from Lotus japonicus ecotype B-129 chromosome 2, LjGifu_v1.2 includes:
- the LOC130736697 gene encoding uncharacterized protein LOC130736697, coding for MGGESHFSGGSSVSSGYGRRRNVVLCKCGEVSPVVTTWTNENGNIGRRFYGCGRFKEQNRRHCDFFQWYDELEGNPRDKKIIAGLLRRVDEMKKNQAMLIKCCVLGWSVAVFLLIVCAILMVKMMK